The nucleotide sequence GCAGTGAAACCGCCTAACCTAACCCTAACTTAAGCCTGCCAAACTAAAAGCTAGTGAACTGAAGGGGAGTAAACCTAGCGCAGTTATCTTGCTAGTCACCAGCCACTAAAGGCGCTATCTTGACTCTAACAACATCGGAGGTTTGCTATGACATTTCATACCTATGCGTTGGATAATATCAATGAGTTAGCTGAATCGGTGCAAGTGGAGTTTAAACTCGCCGGTGGCCGTGATGGTCAAGGCAAAGTGCCTGAAGATATGTGGGAAAGTTATAGTGCCTTTGCCAATACCATTGGCGGTGAAATCATCTTAGGGGTTAGAGAAGTTAAAGGACATTTTACTCTCGAAGGCATACCTAAACCTGAGCCTATGCTTGAACACTTGTGGCAGCGTTTTAACGATAAACACCATGTTAGCCATAACTTACTGTCCGTTAATGATATTCAGCTTATTCGCATTCAAG is from Shewanella sp. SNU WT4 and encodes:
- a CDS encoding ATP-binding protein gives rise to the protein MTFHTYALDNINELAESVQVEFKLAGGRDGQGKVPEDMWESYSAFANTIGGEIILGVREVKGHFTLEGIPKPEPMLEHLWQRFNDKHHVSHNLLSVNDIQLIRIQDKTLIRIRVPQAPLAFRPIFIGEDPYSGSYFRINDADMRASHEQVARMLLQAKTTQLATPH